One Glycine max cultivar Williams 82 chromosome 6, Glycine_max_v4.0, whole genome shotgun sequence DNA segment encodes these proteins:
- the LOC100527748 gene encoding Ubiquitin-fold modifier-conjugating enzyme 1-like, translating into MEGWDPNTKSTLTQIPLLTTKAGPRDGAAWTQRLKEEYKALIAYTQMNKSNDNDWFRISAANPEGTRWTGKCWYVHNLLKYEFDLQFDVPVTYPSTAPELELPQLDGKTQKMYRGGKICLTVHFKPLWAKNCPRFGIAHALCLGLAPWLAAEVPILVDSGMIKHKDDTATTSTES; encoded by the exons ATGGAAGGTTGGGACCCGAATACGAAGTCGACGCTGACACAGATCCCTCTGCTGACGACGAAGGCGGGTCCACGAGACGGAGCGGCATGGACGCAGAGGCTTAAGGAAGAGTACAAGGCTCTGATAGCGTACACGCAGATGAACAAGTCCAACGACAACGATTGGTTCCGTATCTCCGCCGCCAATCCGGAAGGCACTCGCTGGACCGGTAAATGCTGGTACGTTCACAACCTCCTCAAGTACGAATTCGACCTCCAATTCGATGTCCCCGTCACTTACCCTTCCACCGCCCCCGAACTCGAACTCCCTCAATTGGATGGCAAAACCCAAAag ATGTATAGGGGTGGAAAGATCTGCTTGACTGTGCACTTCAAGCCTCTCTGGGCCAAAAATTG CCCCAGATTTGGTATTGCACATGCACTTTGCTTAGGTCTTGCACCGTGGCTTGCAGCAGAGGTTCCCATCCTCGTTGATTCTGGTATGATCAAGCACAAAGATGACACCGCAACCACATCAACTGAATCTTAG